The Fretibacterium sp. OH1220_COT-178 genomic interval CTATCCGAAAAGATTAAATCAGCGTTACAACAGTCATCCCCTAATATAATTAAATCAGCATCACATCCAAGCCCTAGCTTGGCTAGATTACTTATAGTCTCAGGATCCAATGTATAGTTAACCTGTTTTTGTCCTGTACGTACATATAATGCAACTCGTATTTTGTAGTGATTATTCCGCTTCAACTCAGAAATAATCTCTTGTCTATCGCTCAGTAATTTGGAAAACTCTAGTGCTTTAGACTCAAAATCATTGTCCCCAAGAAAAGGTATTTCGTATATCCATGAATTCACTGCAATAGGAAGAGAACGTGATAGATCTTTTTTACCGATGGTCGTGTGAACCAATTTCAATTTCGCATCCATATCTTTATCAAACTCCACAGTGCTACTGTATATAGCAAAAACCATTTCACCACACAAGATTATTGTCACCTTCCAGTATTTTTATAGAGAAGTTTCTTCATTAATATGACATGAAGAAACTTCTCTATAAAAATAAATAAATTAATGTGCTTACTCAACGGTCACCGGCTGAAAGCCGATAGATTTAAACCTGGTGTTAGAAATTAAAAATAGCTGTCTATCTCATCGATAAGCTTATTTAGTTGTTTCCAAGTAAGATGATCTGCTCCTCCTCTTCCCTCTTGTCGTTTATGTTGATGGAGTGCTTTTGACAATCGCTTCTTATCAATTTTTCCTCGTCTCGCTGC includes:
- a CDS encoding DUF4279 domain-containing protein gives rise to the protein MVFAIYSSTVEFDKDMDAKLKLVHTTIGKKDLSRSLPIAVNSWIYEIPFLGDNDFESKALEFSKLLSDRQEIISELKRNNHYKIRVALYVRTGQKQVNYTLDPETISNLAKLGLGCDADLIILGDDCCNADLIFSDS